In Mobula hypostoma chromosome 12, sMobHyp1.1, whole genome shotgun sequence, one DNA window encodes the following:
- the frrs1b gene encoding ferric-chelate reductase 1 isoform X2, translating into MPKPDHIQFLATVVQRFNIYWVKIRGPIISQVNASSLSQQLATESPAKLPTTIQLAKPVNATDCGNKKSCLRNPTGCDPELDRLCFFLSFTPQGSSVLFELSGPSNGYISFALSDDKWMGDDDVYLCVVNDRSVQINPAHSTGRSHPILDSQVSIYDMAWRLEDGVTQCSFRRKTRLPEYSDRFDLDRKYYIFLADGNTENGRIHKHHQQPLISQEKVHLHGSLKELKGSRSPGYIKAHGSLMFIAWVTTANTGVIVARFFKSVWPSTTVFGKKIWFLVHSILMMTTVLFTCIGFILPFIYRGGWNQNAGAHPYFGCIILTLVILQALVAILRPNPYAPRRYLFNWFHWTTGTFARIIAVGSIFLGMDLPALDLHNPWDTLVMVGFIIWHVATELILEAHNYIITSKARKREEDKMEIMDSSELIDPQPYLTVTPLPPAFLPPSNRSLLMPSDLFLTRLLLSCLSCTELKIHQQGTEMLHQKTYCFTFYLGNSTSVNYLKINSVNNKQ; encoded by the exons ATGCCAAAACCAGATCACATCCAATTCCT ggCCACAGTGGTTCAGAGGTTCAATATTTACTGGGTCAAAATACGTGGTCCAATAATTTCTCAAGTAAATGCTTCTTCTTTGTCACAACAACTTGCAACTGAATCTCCAGCAAAACTACCAACAACCATCCAGCTTGCTAAACCA GTTAATGCTACAGACTGTGGTAATAAGAAATCCTGCCTGCGGAACCCCACCGGATGTGACCCTGAGCTCGACAGATTGTGCTTCTTCCTCTCGTTTACACCACAAGGCTCCTCTGTACTTTTTGAGTTGAGTGGACCATCTAATGGGTACATATCATTTGCCCTGTCTGATGACAAATGGATG GGTGATGATGATGTTTACTTGTGTGTTGTTAATGATCGAAGTGTACAGATCAATCCAGCCCATTCCACTGGCCGCTCACATCCAATATTGGATTCACAG GTTTCTATTTATGACATGGCATGGAGGTTAGAAGATGGGGTGACCCAGTGTTCATTCAGGAGGAAAACACGGCTCCCTGAATATAGTGACCGTTTTGACCTGGACAGAAAATATTATATTTTTCTAGCAGACGGGaacacagaaaatg gAAGAATTCATAAACATCATCAGCAACCACTGATTTCGCAGGAGAAGGTACATctgcatggttccctgaaagaaCTGAAGGGTTCTCGGTCTCCAGGATACATTAAGGCTCATG gATCATTAATGTTCATTGCATGGGTGACAACAGCCAACACTGGTGTTATCGTAGCTCGATTCTTTAAATCTGTCTGGCCATCTACCACAGTGTTTGGGAAAAAGATCTGGTTTCTG GTGCACAGCATTCTGATGATGACCACagtattgtttacctgcattggTTTTATTCTTCCTTTTATTTACAGAGGAGGCTGGAACCAG AATGCCGGAGCTCATCCATACTTTGGCTGTATAATACTTACACTGGTGATTCTACAGGCACTTGTGGCCATACTCAGACCCAATCCGTATGCTCCCAG GCGATATCTCTTTAACTGGTTTCATTGGACTACAGGCACTTTTGCTCGTATAATTGCGG TTGGATCGATCTTTCTTGGAATGGATCTACCAGCCCTGGATCTCCATAACCCTTGGGATACATTAGTAATGGTTGGATTCATAATTTGGCATGTGGCAACAGAACTAATTCTAGAAGCACATAATTACATAATTACTAGTAAAG CACGGAAACGAGAAGAGGATAAAATGGAGATAATGGATTCGAGTGAATTGATTGATCCACAG CCTTATTTGACGGTCACTCCACTGCCTCCTGCATTTTTGCCTCCATCGAACCGGTCTTTGCTGATGCCATCTGATCTTTTTCTGACGagactgctgctttcctgcttGTCATGCACCGAACTGAAGATCCATCAGCAGGGAACTGAAATGCTGCACCAAAAGACTTACTGTTTTACTTTCTATTTAGGAAATAGCACGAGTGTGAATTATTTAAAGATTAACAGTgttaataataagcaataa